One segment of Prionailurus bengalensis isolate Pbe53 chromosome D4, Fcat_Pben_1.1_paternal_pri, whole genome shotgun sequence DNA contains the following:
- the LOC122474304 gene encoding olfactory receptor 13D1-like → MDRMNWTEIEFMLQGLSEYPKVEKLLFIMCLMMYLVILLGNSTLIILILLDSRLHTPMYFFLGNLSFLNICYTSSFIPLMLIHFLSQKKTISFTRCVVQMSVSYTMGSTECVFLAVMAYDRYVAICNPLRYPIIMSKALCIQMAALSWGLGFLNSLTETILAIQLPFCGKNVINHFVCEILAFVKLACADISLNEIAIMLGNVIFLFSPLLLICISYIFILSTVLRINSAEGRKKAFCTCSAHLTAVTLFYGTILFIYMKPKSKDSAVDKLIALWSSHSHANDMPIIYSLRNTEVLEL, encoded by the coding sequence atggacaGGATGAACTGGACAGAGATTGAGTTCATGCTGCAGGGACTTTCTGAGTACCCCAAAGTGGAAAAACTCCTTTTCATCATGTGCTTGATGATGTACCTGGTGATCCTGCTAGGGAACAGCACCTTGATCATACTAATTCTCCTAGATTCCCGCCTCCATacgcccatgtacttcttccttggTAATCTTTCCTTCCTAAATATTTGTTACACGTCCTCCTTTATCCCCTTAATGTTAATTCACTTCCTATCACAGAAGAAAACCATCTCCTTCACTAGGTGTGTTGTTCAGATGTCTGTCTCCTACACTATGGGGTCCACCGAGTGCGTGTTTCTAGCAGTGATGGCATATGACCGTTACGTGGCCATCTGTAACCCTCTGAGATACCCCATCATCATGAGCAAGGCACTTTGCATTCAGATGGCAGCCCTCTCCTGGGGACTGGGCTTTCTCAATTCACTGACAGAAACTATACTTGCAATACAGTTGCCCTTCTGTGGAAAAAATGTCATTAACCACTTTGTTTGTGAAATATTGGCCTTTGTCAAACTGGCTTGCGCAGATATTTCCCTGAATGAGATTGCTATAATGTTGGGcaatgtaatatttttgttttctccattattGTTAATTTGTATCTCCTACATTTTCATCCTTTCTACTGTACTAAGAATCAAttcagcagaaggaagaaaaaaggcctTCTGTACCTGTTCAGCCCACTTAACAGCAGTGACCTTGTTTTATGGGACAATCCTCTTCATATACATGAAGCCAAAGTCCAAAGACTCTGCTGTTGACAAACTGATTGCTCTATGGAGTAGTCACTCCCATGCCAATGATATGCCTATCATCTATAGCCTGAGGAACACAGAGGTGTTGGAGCTGTGA